GACCACCGAGAAGGAGTGGCAGCGGGTCCTCGACGTCAACCTCTGGGGCGTCATCCACGGCTGCCGCGCCTTCGGCACCCTGATGGTCGAGCGCGGCGAGGGCGGCCACATCGTCAACCTCGCCTCGGCGGCGGCCTACCTGCCGTCCAAGGTGCTCGCCGCGTACGCCACCAGCAAGGCGGCCGTCTTCATGCTCTCCGACTGCCTGCGGGCCGAGCTGGCCCCGCACCGGATCGGCGTCTCCACCATCTGCCCGGGCATCGTGGACACCAACATCACCCGCACCTCCACCTTCTCCGGCCTCAGCGGGGAGGAACTGGCCGCGAAGCAGAGCAAGGTCTCCAGGATGTACGCGCGGCGCGGCTTCCCGCCGCAGAAGGTGGCCGCCGAGATCGTCAAGGCGGTCCGCACCGGCAAGCCGGTCGTCCCCGTCACCGTGGAGTCCAAGGCCGCCCGCCTCCTCGGCCGCATCAGCCCGGCCCTCCTCCGCCGCGCCGCCCAGATCAACGCGGGCTAGCGAACGCAACCGGGCAACCTCAGGGACGTGGGGCAACCGGGCAACCACCAGGGGCTTCCCTCAGCGTTCACCTGTCAGGCCGCGTGGGGTTCCGCCGTGGGCGGGTCCTCGGGGCGGGCGAGGTCGTGGTGGATCGGGCCGTCGCCTGCGGAGAGCGGCAGGCAGCTGCCGCCGCGGCGGTGGGCGACGATCTCGGCGGCCACCGAGACGGCGGTCTCCTCCGGGGTGCGGGCGCCGAGGTCCAGCCCGATCGGGGACCGCAGCCGGCCGATCTCGGCCTCGGTCAGTCCGACGTCCCGCAGCCGGGCGTTCCGGTCCCGGTGGGTCTTGCGCGAGCCCATCGCCCCGACGTACCCGACCGGCAGCCGCAGGGCCCGCTCCAGCAGCGGGATGTCGAACTTGGCGTCGTGCGTGAGCACGCACAGCACGGTCCGCCCGTCGATCCGCTCCAGCTGGGAGTCCAGGTAGCGGTGCGGCCAGTCGACCACCACCTCGTCGGCGTCCGGGAAGCGCCGCCGGGTGGCGAAGACGGGACGGGCGTCGCAGACGGTCACGTGGTAGCCGAGGAACTTGCCGATCCGGACCACGGCGGCCGCGAAGTCGATGGCGCCGAACACCAGCATCCGCGGCGCGGGCACGTAGGACTCGACGAAGAAGGCGACGGTGCCCTGCTCGTTCTCGTCACAGGGACGTCCGTCCAGGCCGAGGACGACCCGGCCGGTGCGGCCGGCGTCCAGCATGGCCCGGGCCTCGGCGACGGCGGCGCGCTCCAGGGCGCCCACGGTGGTGGGGGCGGGGGAGAGCGAGCCGTGGTGGGTGTCGGCGGTGACGGCGACGGTGGCGCCGAGCAGTCCGGCCGGCCCGTCGATCACCCGGGCGAGGGCGACGGGGGTGCCGGAGGCGATGTAGGCGATGCCGGCGTCCAGGCCGGGGTCGGCGCCGGGGACGACCGGCTGGACGAAGACGTCCAGGATCCCGCCGCAGGTCAGACCGACCGCGAAGGCGTCCTCGTCGCTGTAGCCGAAGCGCTCGAGGATCGGTTCACCGGAGGCGATGGCGGCCTGGCAGAGCTCGTACACGGCGCCCTCGACGCAGCCGCCGGAGACCGATCCGATCGCCTCGCCGTCCGCGTCGACGGCCAGCGCCGCCCCCGGGTCGCGCGGCGCGCTGCCGGAGACCCCGACGACCGTGGCCACGGCGAAGGAGCGCCCGGACGCGTGCCAGGCGTGCAGCTGCTCGGCGATGTCCTGCATGTCGGTGCTCCTTGTCAACCAGTGTGCGGGATACGGAGGTGCCGCGGTACGGGAGGCGGGCCCCCGTACCGCGGCGGATGGTGCGTTCCTAGTGCACGCCCAGCCAGGCCTTGACCGGCGTGAGGGCGAAGTAGACCAGGAAGACCCCGGTCAGCACCCACATCAGCGGCCCGGGCTCGCGCCACTTGCCGCGGCCGGCCTTGATCGCGCAGTAGGTGATCACACCGGCGGCCACACCGGCGGTGATGCTGTAGGTGAACGGCATCAGGACGCAGG
The window above is part of the Kitasatospora sp. HUAS MG31 genome. Proteins encoded here:
- a CDS encoding XdhC family protein — translated: MQDIAEQLHAWHASGRSFAVATVVGVSGSAPRDPGAALAVDADGEAIGSVSGGCVEGAVYELCQAAIASGEPILERFGYSDEDAFAVGLTCGGILDVFVQPVVPGADPGLDAGIAYIASGTPVALARVIDGPAGLLGATVAVTADTHHGSLSPAPTTVGALERAAVAEARAMLDAGRTGRVVLGLDGRPCDENEQGTVAFFVESYVPAPRMLVFGAIDFAAAVVRIGKFLGYHVTVCDARPVFATRRRFPDADEVVVDWPHRYLDSQLERIDGRTVLCVLTHDAKFDIPLLERALRLPVGYVGAMGSRKTHRDRNARLRDVGLTEAEIGRLRSPIGLDLGARTPEETAVSVAAEIVAHRRGGSCLPLSAGDGPIHHDLARPEDPPTAEPHAA